Genomic window (Salinibacterium sp. M195):
CAACCCAGCTGAGCACTTGCTCGTAATACGGCGCGAGCTCTTCTGAGACTGCCTCGCCGGTCGGCTGAGAACGCTCACCGAATAGCTCCAGGATGCTCACACAGCCGCTCAACATGAACGTCAGAGCAACAGCGGGCACAAGGAGTGCAAACCTGCGGGTACGGGCAACGGAATCAGTATCGGTGAACGTCACGGCCCGAGCCTAGCGGTTAGCAGTTCGGGTCGCTGGCGGGAATCACACCCTCCAACAAATAGTCCTCCACCGTCGCATTCACGCACTCATTCGACTTGTTGTATGCCGTATGCCCTTCACCGTTGTAGGTGATGAGGTGACCGCTATCCAAATTGTCGGCGACCGTTTCAGCCCACTCGTACGGTGTCGCCGGGTCGTTAGTGGTGCCGATGACGAGCATGTCGGCCGCCCCGGGAGCCGCGATTGCCACTCGATCGCGTTTCGCCTCCACCGGCCAATTCGCGCAGCCAGGGTCGCCGTAAGACATCTGAGGACCAAAGATGGGAGCCGCGAGAGCCAGCTCGGCAGCCTGCTCATGCATCCGCTCACGATCAGCAGGCTCTCGAGCATCCAAGCAATTGATCGCGATGAACGCTTCAGTCTGGTTTTCGGCATACCGGCCGTCGGCGCCACGACCGTTGTAATTGTCGGCGAGATCGAAAGCGATGCTCGGGTCGCCGTCAAGCACTGTGGTGAAAAGCTCGCGAAGATAAGGCCAGTTGCTGGCGCTGTAGAGCGGAAGAATGATGGCGGTGAACATGGTTGCGCTGCCCAACTCACGCCCGTCACTGTGCAGCAGCGGGCTCCGGTCGAGCCGATCCAAGACAGCACTAATCGTGGCGCGAGACCGCTCGGTGGAGCCCGTGAACGGGCAATCGCTTGCTTCCGAGCAGTCAACTAAGAAGGCATCCAACGCCCGCTCAAAGCCCTGAGCCTGGGCCTTAGTCGCCTCGAACTCGGATGCCGCGGGGTCAACAGCACCGTCGAGCACAAGTCGCCCGGTCTTCTCGGGGAACAGCTCGGCATACACCTGGCCAAGCAGCGTTCCGTAGGAGTAGCCCAAATAGTTGAGCGTGACATCTCCGAGAGCAGCGCGAAGCATGTCTAGGTCACGAGCAGCGCTCAGCGTGTCGACAAAGCCTAGAAATGGGCCGGTCTCCTCAAGACAGCGCTGCGCGAAATTGGCCGACTCTTCGGTAGCCGCAGCAACCCACTCGTCACTGCCCCGCTCCCCCGGGGTGATCCCGTACACGTACTCGTCGAGCTCCGCTGGGTCTGAATAACACGACACCGGTGTCGAGCGATTGACCCCACGGGGATCAAAACCGACCACGTCAAACTGCGACTGCAGGGCGTCGCTCGTGGCGTAATCCACACTGTCTGCGATGAAATCAAACCCCGAGCCGCCTGGACCACCAGGGTTCACTAACAGCGAGCCGATTCGGTCTTTTCCTGTCGCGGTCTGGCGAACGAGGGCAAGCTCAATCGTGTCGCCCTCGGGGTTCTCCCAATCGACCGGCGCAATGGCGGTGGCACACTGCAACGCGTCACCACAGTTCGACCAGTCGAGCACCTGCTGATAGAACCGATCGAGACCGGGAGCCACGGTCTCGCCGGTAGGAGTCGATGTCAGGGTGGATGTCGGCGGCATGAACCACGAAACGCACCCGCTGAGCAGTAGCGAGACGGCAAGCGCGGCTGCTGTCAGACCGAAGATCCGACCACGGCCGTTGCGGGAAGCATTCGGCGAGCGGAAAACGGTGGACGAGCGGCTCACGCGCCGCGACCTGAGACTGCGACCTTCACGAGCATCGCTTCCATCGCGAGCGCTGGCGAGACGTTGCTCTCAATCCGACGGCGCGCTTCAGCGATACCGTCCATGATCGCGAGTGTTGCCACCGGAGTTGTGCGCGCGGCGACCGAGTTGATGTTGTTGAGAATGCTGAGGTTGATGAGTTCTCCTGGGGCACCGATTTGGGTCAGAAGAATGTCGCGGTAGAGCGACAGCAAATCAACCATGATGCGGTCGATACCGTCGCGCAGGCTCCGCTTAGCGCGACGCTTTTGGTCTTCTTCGAGGTTCTTGATCTGCACCCGTAATCCGGGCGGAATCGTGCCGCCGGGCTCCACCCCGAGCGAGCGCAACGTAGATTCGCGCTCCTTGTCGTCACGGTCCTCAGTGAGTGCTTTGGCATCCCCCTGGGAAAGCTCCAACAGGGTTGCGGCGGCAATAACGGCATCAGAAACGCTACGGATTTCGAGAGCAGTAGTGAGAGTTCGTTCGCGTCGTTCGCGGGCATCCGAGTTGGTAGCGAGACGGTGGGCCATGCCGATGTGACTTTGAGCTTCACGCGCAGCACGCAGCGCGATGTCTGGTGCGACCCCATCACGGTCTTGCAGTAGCTGCGCAACATCTTCGATGGCCGGAGTTCGGAGCCGCACAGAGCGCACGCGCGAACGAATGGTGGGAATGAGATCTGCCTCACTTGGCGCGCACAAAATCCACACGGTGCGCGGTGGCGGCTCTTCTAGCGCCTTGAGCAAAACGTTAGACGTGC
Coding sequences:
- a CDS encoding alpha/beta hydrolase yields the protein MSRSSTVFRSPNASRNGRGRIFGLTAAALAVSLLLSGCVSWFMPPTSTLTSTPTGETVAPGLDRFYQQVLDWSNCGDALQCATAIAPVDWENPEGDTIELALVRQTATGKDRIGSLLVNPGGPGGSGFDFIADSVDYATSDALQSQFDVVGFDPRGVNRSTPVSCYSDPAELDEYVYGITPGERGSDEWVAAATEESANFAQRCLEETGPFLGFVDTLSAARDLDMLRAALGDVTLNYLGYSYGTLLGQVYAELFPEKTGRLVLDGAVDPAASEFEATKAQAQGFERALDAFLVDCSEASDCPFTGSTERSRATISAVLDRLDRSPLLHSDGRELGSATMFTAIILPLYSASNWPYLRELFTTVLDGDPSIAFDLADNYNGRGADGRYAENQTEAFIAINCLDAREPADRERMHEQAAELALAAPIFGPQMSYGDPGCANWPVEAKRDRVAIAAPGAADMLVIGTTNDPATPYEWAETVADNLDSGHLITYNGEGHTAYNKSNECVNATVEDYLLEGVIPASDPNC
- a CDS encoding DNA polymerase III subunit delta' produces the protein MSLWEGLTGQAEAIAILQAAASSSALGSTEVSSMTHSWLITGPPGSGRSNIAYAFAAALLGTRGDETEESVYKQVIARTHPDLGVLSTEAVSFAIVDVRKLVASSYYSPSVGHYRVMIIEDADRMAERTSNVLLKALEEPPPRTVWILCAPSEADLIPTIRSRVRSVRLRTPAIEDVAQLLQDRDGVAPDIALRAAREAQSHIGMAHRLATNSDARERRERTLTTALEIRSVSDAVIAAATLLELSQGDAKALTEDRDDKERESTLRSLGVEPGGTIPPGLRVQIKNLEEDQKRRAKRSLRDGIDRIMVDLLSLYRDILLTQIGAPGELINLSILNNINSVAARTTPVATLAIMDGIAEARRRIESNVSPALAMEAMLVKVAVSGRGA